CCGTGGCCGAACTGGCCGAGAAAGTCAAAAACACGGTAGGGGGCGACATCGAAGTGGTGGTCAGGGCCACCAACGATCCCCGCTCCTACCATATCTCATCGGAAAAGATCGCCCGGGAACTCGGGTTCGTCCCCGGCCGGGGCATCGAGGCCGCGGTGCGCGAGTTGAAAGAGGCCCTGGAAGACGGTCGGCTCCGCGACCCCATGAACAACCCCATGTATTACAACATCCGCCGGATGAAGGAAATCAAGTTGAAGTAACCGGCTTCCGGGATTGACCCGGCGCCGCCAGCCCACACCCAAGCAACAGAGATGTCGATGAAAGTTCCGTACTCATACCTCCCGCAACAGTTCGCCGATCCCGAACCGGTCCTCGCAGCCCTGCGCCGGACGCTACTCAAGCATCAGCAATATACCTTCGGCCCCGAACTCGAAGAGTTCGAAAAGAAGATGGCTGGGTATGTCGGGGCCAGGCATTGCCTGGGGACTTCCTCGGGTACGATGTCGCTTTCCCTGCTGCTGAAGGCGGCCGGGGTCGGTCATGACGACGAGGTGATCACGGTCTCCCAGACGTTCATCGCCACCGTCGGCTCCATCGTCTCCGTCGGAGCCCGCCCTTTTTTCGTGGACGTCCTCGACGATTTCACCATGGATCCTTCCTGCCTGGAAGACGCCGTCACCGACCGGACGCGGGCGATCATGCCCGTGCATTACTCGGGCTGCCCGGCCCGGATGGACGAGATCCGGATCATAGCCGACAAGTACGAACTGCCCGTGATCGAGGATGCCTGCTGCGCGATCGGGGGGCGGGTGGGCGGAAAACACGTCGGCCGGTTCGGCCTCGGGGGCGCTTTCAGCATTCACCCCCTGAAAAACCTCAACGCCTGGGGGGACGGCGGCCTGGTGGTCACCGATTCCGACGAGGTCCGCGACCGGATCGGCCTGCTCCGGAACCACGGATTTTCCGACGGGCGGGACCGGGTCGACGTCTTCGGATTCAACGCCCGGCTGGACACGATCCAGGCCGTCGTGGCCGACTGGCTTTTCCCCCGGATCGACGAGATCACCGACGCGCGGATCGCCCATGCCCGGCGTTACGACGAAGCTTTCGGGGGACCGGAGTTCGAAGGGCTGATAACCCTCCCCCCCCGCCGCGCTGACG
This DNA window, taken from bacterium, encodes the following:
- a CDS encoding DegT/DnrJ/EryC1/StrS family aminotransferase; its protein translation is MKVPYSYLPQQFADPEPVLAALRRTLLKHQQYTFGPELEEFEKKMAGYVGARHCLGTSSGTMSLSLLLKAAGVGHDDEVITVSQTFIATVGSIVSVGARPFFVDVLDDFTMDPSCLEDAVTDRTRAIMPVHYSGCPARMDEIRIIADKYELPVIEDACCAIGGRVGGKHVGRFGLGGAFSIHPLKNLNAWGDGGLVVTDSDEVRDRIGLLRNHGFSDGRDRVDVFGFNARLDTIQAVVADWLFPRIDEITDARIAHARRYDEAFGGPEFEGLITLPPRRADARHVYHMYMVLAENRDELLQFLQSRGIEAKVHYPIPVHLQKASLDQPVPFGRTDLSRTEAQCKSLITFPVHQHLDDEQIEYVIDSVGEFYRG